One region of Paenibacillus polymyxa M1 genomic DNA includes:
- a CDS encoding RNA polymerase sigma factor, whose product MSFLNFFFEICRGRKIPGVYSIGKGESVIDIERIIERIRSGDRQAFREIVELYSKHVFHVAYSVLHDSKEAEDAAQEAFVQVYKSLPQYRNEGFKTWLSRIALHKALDIKRKQDRRPAELIDVAQSLVQLPSPDEDVLARLIREEQTVELSQKIAQLPQQHRDIIQAYYMQGKTYDQIAEETQVALKTVESRLYRARLWIRNHWKEEEWQ is encoded by the coding sequence GTGTCCTTTTTAAATTTTTTTTTCGAAATATGCAGGGGGAGAAAAATTCCTGGCGTCTATAGTATTGGGAAGGGGGAGAGCGTCATTGATATAGAGAGAATCATTGAACGAATCCGGTCTGGTGATCGGCAGGCGTTCCGTGAGATCGTAGAGCTGTACAGCAAGCATGTATTTCATGTGGCTTATTCGGTACTGCATGACAGCAAGGAAGCGGAGGATGCCGCGCAGGAGGCGTTCGTTCAGGTGTACAAGTCTCTCCCCCAGTACCGGAACGAAGGGTTTAAAACGTGGCTGAGCCGAATTGCGCTTCATAAAGCGTTGGATATCAAACGTAAACAAGATAGGCGGCCCGCAGAGCTTATAGACGTGGCGCAATCCCTTGTGCAGCTCCCTTCCCCGGATGAGGATGTACTGGCCCGTCTCATTCGCGAAGAGCAAACGGTAGAACTATCACAAAAAATCGCCCAGTTACCCCAGCAGCATCGGGATATTATTCAAGCTTACTATATGCAGGGTAAAACCTACGACCAAATTGCAGAAGAGACGCAGGTAGCTTTAAAAACGGTAGAGTCCAGACTCTACCGGGCACGACTATGGATTCGAAATCACTGGAAGGAGGAGGAATGGCAATGA
- a CDS encoding DnaD domain-containing protein translates to MTGSFDKTSAAEWAEGVAYAMETGMVQIPYALLKHYRTLRLTDGEMLLLMQLLAFKQAERNEFPTWEQLQARIGCTANEIALYFSKLMKEGFLRIDSVEDRSSSVQFERYNLAGLYRKLAECMIAERSEQRDEDDILFAGKPDLLNGLSESPITEERNLFTIFEKEFGRPLSPMEYETISSWVDQDRYPEELILLALKEAVFAGKVHFRYIDRILLEWSRNRVRNAQDAKEYAQRFRGGGRN, encoded by the coding sequence ATGACAGGATCATTCGACAAGACATCAGCGGCAGAATGGGCGGAGGGAGTAGCCTATGCTATGGAAACCGGAATGGTTCAAATTCCCTACGCTCTGCTCAAGCATTATCGGACGCTTCGGCTGACGGATGGTGAAATGCTGCTACTGATGCAGTTACTTGCATTTAAACAAGCGGAACGTAATGAATTTCCGACATGGGAGCAATTGCAGGCTCGTATCGGATGCACTGCAAACGAAATCGCGCTTTATTTCAGTAAGCTCATGAAAGAAGGGTTTTTGCGAATAGATTCCGTGGAAGACCGCAGCTCATCCGTCCAATTTGAACGTTATAACTTGGCGGGTCTGTATCGCAAGCTGGCTGAATGTATGATCGCCGAGCGTTCGGAGCAGCGCGATGAAGATGACATTTTGTTTGCCGGGAAGCCCGATTTACTGAATGGATTATCAGAATCCCCAATTACAGAAGAACGAAATTTATTTACGATTTTTGAGAAAGAATTCGGACGACCATTATCACCGATGGAGTACGAGACGATCAGCAGTTGGGTGGATCAGGATCGGTATCCGGAGGAACTGATTTTACTGGCTTTGAAGGAAGCGGTGTTTGCTGGGAAGGTACATTTCCGGTATATAGATCGTATTTTGCTAGAATGGAGCCGAAACCGGGTCCGTAATGCACAGGATGCGAAAGAATATGCCCAGCGATTCCGTGGTGGCGGTCGCAATTAA
- the asnS gene encoding asparagine--tRNA ligase, which produces MTNKSTIAQVGRHVGETVTIGAWVNNKRSSGKIQFLQLRDGSGYIQGVIVKSEVSEDIWNDAKSLTQESSLYVTGIVREEPRSQSGYELTVTGIEIIHLTENYPITPKEHGVDFLMDHRHLWLRSAKQRAVLIIRAEIIRAIQEFFNGNGFTKVDPPILTPSSAEGTTELFHIKYFDEDAYLTQSGQLYMEAAAMALGKVYSFGPTFRAEKSKTRRHLIEFWMIEPEMAFVDHEESLRVQEQFVSHIVQSVLKNCAKELEAIGRDVSKLEQIQGEFPRITYDEAIAFLQGEGFDIPWGEDFGAPHETAIAERYNKPVFITHWPTHIKAFYMKPDPARPEVVLCADMIAPEGYGEIIGGSQRIDDPALMEERFNEHNLAREAYQWYMDLRTYGSVPHSGFGLGLERTVAWICGLDHVRETIPFPRMLYRLYP; this is translated from the coding sequence ATGACAAATAAAAGTACGATTGCCCAAGTGGGCCGCCATGTAGGGGAAACGGTTACAATCGGCGCTTGGGTAAACAATAAGCGATCTAGCGGTAAAATTCAGTTCCTGCAACTACGTGATGGTAGCGGGTATATTCAAGGGGTTATCGTAAAAAGCGAAGTGTCTGAGGATATTTGGAATGATGCCAAATCCTTGACTCAAGAAAGCTCCCTATATGTAACTGGAATCGTGCGTGAGGAGCCGCGCAGTCAATCGGGCTATGAATTAACGGTTACAGGTATAGAAATAATTCATTTGACCGAAAACTACCCGATTACCCCTAAAGAGCACGGTGTAGATTTCCTGATGGATCATCGCCATTTGTGGCTGCGTTCCGCCAAGCAACGTGCAGTCCTGATCATACGGGCGGAAATTATCCGTGCTATACAGGAATTTTTCAACGGCAACGGTTTTACGAAGGTAGACCCGCCTATTTTGACTCCTTCTTCTGCAGAAGGCACAACAGAGTTGTTCCATATCAAATATTTTGACGAAGATGCCTATTTGACACAAAGCGGACAGTTGTACATGGAAGCTGCGGCAATGGCGCTGGGTAAAGTATATTCCTTTGGTCCAACCTTCCGTGCGGAAAAGTCCAAAACACGTCGTCACCTGATTGAGTTCTGGATGATCGAGCCTGAGATGGCTTTTGTGGATCATGAAGAATCCTTGCGCGTTCAGGAGCAGTTTGTAAGCCATATCGTGCAGTCAGTTCTGAAAAATTGTGCGAAGGAGCTTGAAGCCATCGGACGCGATGTTTCGAAGCTGGAGCAAATTCAAGGCGAGTTCCCACGGATTACGTACGATGAGGCGATTGCCTTCCTTCAAGGTGAAGGATTCGATATCCCGTGGGGGGAAGACTTTGGTGCTCCTCATGAAACAGCTATTGCCGAAAGATATAACAAGCCTGTGTTCATTACGCATTGGCCGACTCACATTAAAGCATTCTATATGAAACCTGACCCAGCCCGCCCAGAGGTTGTTCTGTGTGCTGATATGATCGCTCCTGAAGGTTATGGCGAAATTATCGGGGGTTCCCAACGGATTGATGATCCAGCATTGATGGAAGAACGTTTTAACGAGCATAACCTGGCACGTGAAGCCTATCAATGGTATATGGATCTTCGCACATATGGTTCCGTTCCGCATTCTGGCTTTGGATTGGGACTGGAGCGTACAGTAGCATGGATTTGTGGACTCGATCATGTACGTGAAACGATTCCGTTCCCACGCATGCTGTATCGTTTGTATCCATAA
- a CDS encoding acetate/propionate family kinase translates to MKILVINAGSSSLKYQLYDMTDESVLAKGLVERIGMDSSILTHKPTNKEEYTEVSEILEHTTAIRKVLNALTDAEHGVISSISEIQAVGHRVVHGGEIFKQSALVTPEAKSEIRRLFDLAPLHNPASMMGIKAAELNMPEVPQVVVFDTSFHQTMPEKAYMYAIPRVLYNKYKVRRYGAHGTSHDFVSKEAAKFVGRPLEDLKIITCHIGNGGSVTAVQGGLSVDTSMGMTPLEGLMMGTRSGDLDPAIVPYVMNKEELTVNEVNSMLNKHSGLLAISGISSDMREITEGMEKGEANSTLAFEMYEYRLRKYIGSYAAAMNGVDVIVFTAGVGENSIVLRKRVLEQLTFLGIELDESLNAIRSGEIRRITTANSKVEVLIIPTNEELVIARDTFRLVQ, encoded by the coding sequence ATGAAAATTCTCGTAATCAACGCAGGGAGTTCTTCCCTGAAATACCAATTGTATGATATGACGGACGAGTCCGTTTTGGCAAAAGGATTGGTAGAGCGTATCGGTATGGACTCCTCAATTCTGACGCATAAACCAACCAATAAGGAAGAATACACTGAAGTTAGCGAAATTTTGGAGCATACTACTGCCATCCGTAAAGTGCTGAATGCACTCACAGATGCAGAGCATGGTGTTATCTCCAGTATTAGCGAAATTCAGGCTGTGGGCCATCGTGTGGTTCATGGAGGCGAAATCTTCAAACAGTCAGCGCTCGTAACTCCTGAAGCGAAGAGTGAAATCCGTCGCTTGTTCGACCTGGCTCCACTGCATAATCCCGCATCCATGATGGGGATTAAAGCGGCTGAATTGAATATGCCAGAAGTACCACAAGTTGTGGTGTTTGATACTTCGTTCCATCAAACCATGCCAGAAAAAGCTTATATGTACGCCATACCAAGAGTGTTGTACAATAAGTACAAGGTACGTCGTTACGGTGCACACGGCACTTCCCATGACTTTGTAAGTAAGGAAGCTGCCAAATTTGTCGGCCGTCCTTTGGAAGACCTGAAGATTATCACTTGCCATATCGGTAATGGTGGTAGTGTAACAGCAGTTCAAGGCGGTTTGTCTGTAGATACTTCCATGGGTATGACTCCACTGGAAGGACTGATGATGGGTACTCGTAGTGGTGATTTGGATCCAGCAATCGTACCTTATGTCATGAACAAAGAAGAATTGACTGTCAATGAGGTCAATTCGATGCTGAACAAGCATAGTGGACTTCTAGCTATTTCTGGTATCAGCAGTGATATGCGTGAAATCACTGAAGGTATGGAAAAAGGCGAAGCTAATTCTACATTGGCATTTGAAATGTATGAATACCGTCTGCGCAAGTATATTGGTTCGTATGCTGCCGCAATGAACGGGGTAGACGTAATTGTATTTACGGCAGGCGTAGGCGAGAACTCCATCGTTCTGCGTAAGAGAGTGTTGGAACAACTGACATTCCTCGGTATCGAGCTGGATGAATCATTGAATGCTATTCGTTCTGGCGAGATTCGTCGGATTACAACTGCAAATTCAAAGGTAGAAGTACTGATCATTCCAACAAACGAAGAACTGGTAATTGCCCGTGACACGTTCCGTCTGGTTCAGTAG
- a CDS encoding 3-hydroxyacyl-CoA dehydrogenase family protein — translation MQFKKIGVIGGGTMGQGISEMLASKGIDVLLVEQTPEKLDYAYNMIETSLDKQLEKWAITQAEKKLILSRIEKVSHLAELASCDMVIETITENLDEKKVVFQELDHVCPSNIILASNTSTLSLTELASSTKYPERVIGMHFIYPVSRIDLVEIIRGLKTSDDTFENTKMFVEEIVEKKGVMIYESPGFVTSRIICLLINEAAHVLQEGVASAEDIDDAMRIGYNFQNGPLEMADRFGLDSVLAALERMFREFGELKYRPSIVLKKMVRAGNLGVKSGEGFFKYDKDGDRI, via the coding sequence ATGCAATTTAAAAAAATCGGCGTCATTGGCGGCGGCACCATGGGACAAGGTATTTCTGAAATGCTCGCGTCCAAAGGAATCGATGTGCTGTTAGTAGAGCAGACACCAGAGAAACTAGACTACGCTTATAATATGATTGAAACAAGTCTAGACAAGCAACTGGAAAAGTGGGCAATCACCCAAGCAGAGAAAAAACTGATTTTATCTCGCATTGAAAAAGTATCCCATCTGGCGGAGCTCGCTAGCTGTGATATGGTCATTGAAACCATTACAGAGAATCTGGACGAGAAGAAAGTTGTTTTCCAAGAGCTGGATCATGTGTGTCCAAGCAACATTATTCTTGCAAGTAATACATCCACGCTGAGCCTGACCGAGCTTGCCAGCTCGACCAAGTATCCAGAGCGTGTTATTGGTATGCACTTTATTTATCCAGTATCCCGTATTGATCTTGTAGAAATTATTCGTGGTTTGAAAACTTCAGACGATACCTTTGAAAACACGAAAATGTTCGTGGAAGAAATCGTGGAGAAAAAAGGAGTCATGATTTATGAATCTCCTGGCTTTGTAACTAGCCGGATTATCTGTCTGCTAATTAACGAAGCAGCTCATGTACTTCAAGAGGGCGTAGCTTCCGCGGAAGACATTGACGATGCTATGCGCATCGGCTACAACTTCCAAAACGGTCCTTTGGAAATGGCTGACCGCTTTGGTCTGGATTCCGTTTTGGCTGCTTTGGAGCGGATGTTCCGTGAATTTGGCGAACTGAAATACCGTCCGTCCATCGTCCTGAAGAAAATGGTGCGTGCAGGTAATCTGGGCGTGAAATCGGGCGAAGGCTTCTTTAAGTATGACAAGGATGGTGACCGGATATGA
- a CDS encoding AAA family ATPase encodes MPRWIKEILIGIVPVTIIFLVFIGVNIIPLLVAGVMLSGLLMLMHARGGLAVGAGQERKRKKNGPDKLTFEEIGGQESAKQELREALDFLNRHDEISKFGIRPLKGVLLTGPPGTGKTLMAKAAAHYTNSVFVAASGSEFVEMYVGVGAGRVRELFREARTRAAKEKKENAIIFIDEIDVIGGKREGGQQREYDQTLNQLLTEMDGIYSADTPRILLIAATNRKEMLDSALTRPGRFDRHIQVDLPDKKGRLHILKIHAKNKPIQEDANLDKIAEESYGFSGAQLESVMNEAAIYAMRQDRQMIAQSHLSMAIDKVMMGEKTDRESTLEEKKRVAIHELGHAIMAEIVRPGSVSQVALSPRGKALGYVRHNPQQEHYLYTKQYLEEQIMISLAGATAEEMYYGGRSTGSSNDFEQALNIVHTMMTSGLTSLGIINMEMVTKEELMRENGEIMNDLHNRTLELLEKHRPVFDNSLDILMKEETLSGDQFRCQFSENALLPA; translated from the coding sequence ATGCCTAGATGGATCAAGGAAATATTAATCGGTATTGTGCCGGTGACCATTATATTTCTCGTTTTTATTGGGGTGAATATTATCCCTCTTTTGGTTGCGGGCGTGATGCTCAGCGGCTTGTTAATGCTCATGCATGCTCGTGGCGGCTTGGCCGTAGGTGCTGGGCAAGAGCGCAAACGTAAAAAAAATGGTCCGGACAAGCTGACTTTTGAGGAAATTGGTGGACAAGAAAGCGCTAAACAGGAATTGCGTGAAGCCTTGGATTTTTTGAATCGTCATGATGAAATTTCCAAATTTGGTATTCGTCCATTGAAAGGCGTTTTGCTTACAGGCCCTCCGGGAACAGGAAAAACGCTGATGGCGAAAGCAGCTGCACACTACACCAATTCTGTGTTTGTTGCAGCTTCAGGCAGTGAATTTGTTGAAATGTACGTGGGTGTCGGTGCAGGTCGTGTCCGTGAGTTGTTTCGGGAGGCTCGCACTCGTGCAGCCAAGGAAAAGAAAGAAAATGCAATTATTTTTATTGACGAGATTGATGTTATTGGTGGTAAGCGTGAGGGTGGACAGCAACGAGAATATGATCAGACTTTGAATCAGCTGCTGACAGAAATGGATGGCATTTATTCGGCAGATACACCGCGGATATTACTTATTGCGGCAACAAACCGTAAAGAAATGCTGGACAGCGCCTTAACGCGTCCAGGACGCTTTGACCGCCATATTCAAGTAGACTTGCCTGATAAGAAGGGCCGTCTTCATATCCTTAAAATTCATGCCAAAAACAAACCGATTCAGGAAGATGCTAATTTGGACAAAATCGCTGAGGAGTCTTACGGTTTTTCCGGTGCACAGTTGGAGAGCGTCATGAATGAAGCGGCCATCTATGCAATGAGACAGGATCGTCAAATGATTGCACAGAGTCATCTATCCATGGCGATTGACAAGGTGATGATGGGTGAAAAAACAGACCGAGAATCAACATTGGAAGAGAAAAAACGTGTAGCGATTCACGAGCTGGGACATGCTATTATGGCTGAAATCGTCCGTCCCGGTAGCGTAAGTCAAGTAGCGCTCAGCCCGCGTGGGAAAGCGCTCGGTTACGTGCGTCACAATCCACAGCAAGAACATTATTTATATACCAAGCAGTACCTGGAGGAGCAGATTATGATCTCGCTCGCAGGGGCTACTGCGGAAGAAATGTACTATGGCGGTCGAAGTACGGGCTCAAGTAATGATTTTGAGCAGGCGCTGAACATTGTTCATACGATGATGACTTCCGGTTTGACTTCTCTTGGGATTATTAACATGGAAATGGTTACAAAAGAGGAACTTATGCGGGAAAATGGCGAAATTATGAATGACTTGCATAATCGGACTTTGGAGTTGCTGGAAAAGCATCGTCCTGTGTTCGACAATTCTCTTGACATTCTGATGAAGGAAGAAACTCTGTCTGGGGATCAATTTAGATGTCAATTTAGTGAAAATGCTTTATTACCAGCATAA